In Heliangelus exortis chromosome W, bHelExo1.hap1, whole genome shotgun sequence, the following proteins share a genomic window:
- the LOC139789157 gene encoding uncharacterized protein encodes MLEADRLERSFAEKDVGGALLVDVKLNRSRQCVLAAKKAKDRLSPISDSSASREHRVDEGGDPPGGGTSAKDSVGTGLVVVAEERLGCPVGRVVPQLPSERSWARRIPCNVIYEDEVVAAAFLRERFAPARPGSFAVPFVFLSSSPPPALASTPSRGPVARCSGARQGWWRPCCGASRPITFHPNSDAFPSHAKGPIMRLSEAEDCGDSLLGPLMIVVEKRAVHLGLTKGFRTVVGEGPEGGRSVCRVHLRILGGGQSGCPPG; translated from the exons ATGCTGGAGGCCgacaggctggaaaggagctttgcagaaaaggacgTGGGAGGGGCGCTCCTGGTGGACGTCAAGTTGAACAGGAGCCGACAATGTGTCCTTGCCGCAAAGAAAGCTAAGGATCGCCTTAGCCCGAT atCGGATTCCTCCGCGTCCCGAGAGCACCGGGTGGACGAGGGCGGGGACCCGCCTGGGGGGGGGACAAGCGCAAAGGACAG CGTGGGGACGGGACTGGTCGTTGTGGCTGAGGAGAGACTTGGGTGTCCGGTCGGTCGGGTTGTGCCGCAGCTGCCTTCGGAAAGGTCCTGGGCAAGGCGCATCCCCTGCAACGTCATTTACGAGGACGAGGTGGTAGCCGCGGCTTTTCTCCGTGAGCGGTtcgcccccgcccgccccggtTCCTTTGCTGTTCCCTttgtcttcctttcctcttcccctccccccgcGCTCGCAAGCACCCCGAGCCGAGGTCCGGTTGCGCGGTGTTCGGGAGCGCGGCAGGGCTGGTGGCGTCCTTGTTGCGG TGCCTCACGTCCCATAACCTTTCACCCCAACTCCGATGCTTTTCCTAGTCATGCTAAGGGGCCAATTATGAGGTTATCTGAAGCAGAAGATTGTGGAGACTCT CTTCTTGGTCCTTTAATGATCGTTGTTGAGAAGCGTGCTGTGCACCTGGGCCTGACCAAGGGATTCCGGACGGTTGTGGGTGAAGGGCCCGAGGGTGGGCGGTCTGTCTGTCGCGTACATCTACGTATTCTGGGTGGCGGTCAGTCTGGCTGTCCGCCCGGCTAA